The following proteins come from a genomic window of Ictalurus furcatus strain D&B chromosome 12, Billie_1.0, whole genome shotgun sequence:
- the si:ch211-81a5.8 gene encoding uncharacterized protein si:ch211-81a5.8 yields the protein MDAIVRKSLASCVAGMKNGVGKKGNAVRRKSAPCCYSHITYDSSWIRTYQAELHRERKLRQGILAQKKAERTVLKAHYMNPHHYTKTPQGRTHLKTKESTKKDDSLFGAFQGLSLNMDGVRSLKPTARSAEQCKVM from the exons ATGGATGCCATAGTGAGGAAATCCCTGGCCAGCTGTGTAGCAGGGATGAAGAATGGAGTTGGTAAGAAAGGGAATGCTGTTAGGAGGAAAAGCGCACCCTGCTGTTACTCCCACATCACTTACGACTCATCTTGGATTAGAACCTACCAAGCAGAGCTACACAGAGAAAG GAAACTGAGACAAGGCATATTAGCTCAGAAGAAAGCAGAGAGAACAGTATTGAAGGCCCACTACATGaacccacaccattacacaaaG ACACCGCAGGGCAGGACACACTTAAAAACCAAAGAGTCTACAAAAAAAGATGACTCGCTTTTTGGTGCCTTTCAGGGACTAAGTCTCAATATGGACGGCGTCCGGTCTTTGAAACCTACAGCACGAAGTGCAGAGCAATGTAAAGTCATGTAA